One segment of Meriones unguiculatus strain TT.TT164.6M chromosome X, Bangor_MerUng_6.1, whole genome shotgun sequence DNA contains the following:
- the Usp26 gene encoding ubiquitin carboxyl-terminal hydrolase 26 codes for MDPISIHAQVQIWNAKAGMSKSRRALIETLVERKGIKLVLHFSTGKTKYLQLQNNIKSVVLRTYGEDQNYIHLTFKNNDFLFVEKLTSLDAKRLKKFLDRIHQKKFQASRRYDEGRAGSTSTSTGEFDGSSSLAAHPKASLEKAKERHDLPLPSAAAVTPDSAELLEKQHVKRKRFLPESEKKEKENVPKGSKKFETKIVVSGCVDKGEETSVREADQSTSGLEYSFVTQGPEETNLDVIDLHDLITKLFSPFLLEPHRIKKGIKWHEYMKILLLCPEKSWQGLPNVGNTCYINVVLQSLCSVPLFVNDLFNQGFPWIKPPRDDFNMRLMQLLVLKDIYNLKTREQLLHSITKALPAYGEIFAAYKQNDAHEFLSLCLVQLKETVQKLTIMWQSENGSGGNNLLRQIFANHTVINRTPVCPVANNFEFELLSSIFCKACGLTVFKREPSSFLSINIPQGKKDRKLSIQSSFDLFFRAEEVEHRCERCMHNRSIALHKFCQLPRVIIIHLKRYSFDESLVMRKDEQHIIIPKYLRLSYHCNKITKPPHPLSQNAHVKDLELLKPLEELGSEILRLSFNLLMTSRTKGFPTESIRSDKESEAPSVKKALKLFSEQVETKDPTEGATTNVPGSEQVKKEDKENVFSNFDSGSINEATRNIDLRIPERSQEYEQAQKCIKDTSDKQTSQETLTETHPDSSSQEQTENIGKPAESHTEDENLDSQASVDSSETPGNTNVLDKEKPTGKEEPQTPTKKEENVYRLLNIINHIGSSPNEGHYINDAFDFKKRGWFSYSDQEVTSVREDFVHKARLSTGYVFFYMHNDIFEELLARESQSSSTLKEQ; via the coding sequence atggatcCCATATCGATACATGCTCAAGTTCAAATATGGAATGCAAAGGCAGGAATGTCTAAGTCAAGAAGGGCATTAATTGAAACATTAGTAGAAAGAAAGGGAATTAAACTTGTTCTCCATTTCAGCACTGGAAAGACTAAATATTTGCAACTACAGAATAATATTAAAAGTGTGGTTCTTAGAACCTATGGCGAAGACCAGAATTACAtacatttaacttttaaaaataatgacttCTTGTTCGTTGAGAAACTAACCAGCTTAGATGCCAAACGACTGAAGAAATTCCTAGACAGAATCCAtcaaaaaaaatttcaagcatCCAGGAGATATGATGAGGGACGTGCTGGCAGTACTAGCACAAGCACAGGGGAGTTTGATGGCTCTTCCTCACTGGCAGCTCATCCAAAAGCAAGCCTGGAAAAAGCCAAAGAACGTCATGATTTGCCTTTGCCTTCAGCAGCAGCAGTCACACCTGATAGTGCAGAGTTATTAGAGAAACAACATGTAAAGAGGAAGCGATTTTTACCTGaatcagaaaagaaggaaaaggagaacgTCCCAAAGGGTAGCAAGAAATTTGAGACAAAGATAGTGGTGTCTGGATGTGTTGATAAAGGGGAAGAAACAAGTGTGAGAGAGGCAGACCAGAGTACCTCAGGATTAGAATATTCATTTGTGACTCAAGGTCCTGAAGAGACTAACTTGGATGTTATAGATCTTCATGATCTCATTACAAAATTATTTTCGCCATTTCTTTTGGAACCACACCGTATTAAGAAAGGCATAAAGTGGCACGAGTATATGAAGATACTCTTACTGTGCCCAGAGAAATCATGGCAAGGTCTGCCTAATGTGGGCAACACCTGTTATATAAATGTGGTATTACAGTCTCTATGCTCCGTTCCACTGTTTGTTAATGATTTATTCAATCAGGGTTTCCCATGGATTAAACCTCCCAGAGATGATTTTAACATGCGCTTGATGCAACTGCTTGTTTTGAAAGATATTTACAACCTGAAAACTAGGGAGCAGTTACTTCACAGTATCACAAAAGCTCTCCCAGCATATGGAGAAATATTCGCTGCCTACAAGCAGAATGATGCTCATGAGTTTCTAAGTCTCTGTTTAGTTCAGTTGAAGGAGACCGTACAAAAATTAACCATAATGTGGCAATCTGAAAATGGATCGGGAGGAAATAATTTACTTAGACAGATTTTTGCTAATCATACTGTTATCAACAGAACACCTGTTTGTCCTGTGGCCAATAATTTTGAATTTGAGTTGCTGAGCTCTATTTTTTGCAAAGCCTGTGGCCTGACGGTTTTCAAGCGAGAACCAAGTAGTTTTCTCTCTATCAACATTCCTCAAGGAAAGAAAGACCGCAAATTGTCTATCCAATCCAGTTTTGATCTTTTCTTTAGAGCAGAAGAGGTTGAGCATAGATGTGAAAGATGTATGCACAACAGATCTATTGCACTGCACAAGTTTTGCCAGCTACCCAGGGTTATTATTATTCATCTGAAACGCTATAGCTTTGATGAGTCATTGGTAATGAGGAAAGATGAGCAGCATATCATTATTCCCAAATATTTAAGGCTGTCTTATCATTGCAATAAAATCACAAAACCACCTCATCCTCTTAGCCAAAATGCACATGTTAAGGATCTTGAACTATTAAAACCCCTTGAAGAGTTGGGTTCTGAAATACTCAGATTGTCATTTAATTTATTGATGACCTCAAGAACCAAGGGTTTCCCAACTGAAAGCATCAGATCAGACAAGGAGTCAGAAGCACCAAGTGTAAAGAAAGCCCTGAAATTGTTTAGTGAACAGGTGGAGACAAAAGATCCGACAGAAGGTGCCACAACAAATGTACCTGGGTCAGAACAAGTcaagaaggaagacaaagaaaatgtatttagTAATTTCGATTCAGGTAGTATCAATGAGGCTACTAGAAATATTGACCTCCGAATTCCAGAAAGATCCCAAGAGTACGAACAGGCCCAGAAATGTATTAAAGACACAAGTGATAAGCAGACCTCCCAAGAGACACTTACTGAAACCCATCCAGATTCAAGCTCCCAGGAACAGACAGAGAACATTGGGAAACCTGCAGAATCACATACCGAGGATGAAAATCTGGATTCACAGGCCTCGGTAGATTCCAGTGAGACCCCAGGAAACACAAATGTTTTAGATAAGGAAAAGCCTACTGGCAAGGAGGAACCACAAACGCCtactaaaaaagaagaaaatgtttacaGGCTCCTTAATATTATTAACCATATTGGGAGCAGTCCCAATGAAGGCCACTATATCAATGATGCCTTTGACTTCAAGAAGCGGGGTTGGTTTTCTTACAGTGATCAAGAGGTGACAAGTGTACGAGAGGACTTTGTACATAAGGCTAGGCTCTCCACTGggtatgttttcttttacatGCACAATGATATCTTTGAAGAGCTCCTGGCAAGGGAATCTCAGTCTTCCAGCACGTTGAAGGAGCAATAA